In a single window of the Mustelus asterias chromosome 3, sMusAst1.hap1.1, whole genome shotgun sequence genome:
- the LOC144491685 gene encoding uncharacterized protein LOC144491685 isoform X3, with translation MSKTGAGRPTGSSGRCAEPGEGKIECEKIITEELKAVPLHYCPEFVEACADLINEEWKRSKASRIHSLQKSSNSFPVCLVLIRTQKNDCNPRSETKGQLVGHSRLSHVVGKPAALFVETVVIAKELRGKGYGRKLMEATEAYAKRRGFNTLYLTTHDKQHFYSHLGYELSKPVQNAGSMTTFMHMEFLERLSLGSTVQSSCNSSLPQSSGTVSGVVSSGTSPHPISANSSSAHACLQTPIPTPNPPAMSSPLLPRPSLQITSPPISSSAQIYRTNPPLTSHPISPSHSISSPSTSIITCSSQPGQYQAPVSCISTTPQLEACTPIPPPPPPPPPPPPPPLLPPPLPQLSQFPCHSNTPGDKHKSFKDKGDTTQNKLETPYRDVKGLPVFWMKKDM, from the coding sequence TGTGAGAAGATCATTACTGAAGAGTTGAAAGCAGTTCCTCTACACTACTGTCCTGAGTTTGTGGAGGCCTGTGCAGACCTCATCAACGAAGAATGGAAGAGGAGCAAAGCATCTCGGATTCATTCACTCCAGAAATCCTCCAATTCTTTCCCAGTTTGTCTTGTGTTGATTAGGACTCAGAAGAATGACTGCAACCCTAGGAGTGAAACCAAAGGCCAATTGGTGGGTCACAGCAGGCTCTCCCATGTAGTTGGCAAACCCGCTGCCTTGTTTGTGGAGACAGTTGTTATTGCTAAGGAGCTTCGGGGCAAGGGTTACGGTAGAAAACTAATGGAGGCCACAGAAGCCTATGCCAAGCGCCGTGGGTTCAACACTCTGTATCTCACTACTCATGATAAACAACATTTCTATTCCCACTTGGGATACGAGTTatccaaaccagtccagaatGCAGGGTCAATGACGACATTCATGCACATGGAATTTCTTGAAAGGCTATCTCTGGGTTCTACTGTGCAATCCTCATGTAATTCCAGTCTCCCTCAATCATCAGGGACAGTTTCAGGTGTTGTATCGTCAGGTACTTCTCCCCACCCTATATCTGCTAACTCCTCCTCAGCTCACGCATGTTTACAGACCCCAATCCCAACTCCTAACCCTCCAGCTATGTCATCACCACTTCTCCCTCGCCCGTCTTTACAAATAACTTCTCCACCGATTTCTTCATCTGCTCAAATATATAGAACTAATCCTCCTCTAACATCTCATCCCATCTCACCTTCACATTCAATAAGTTCTCCATCCACTTCTATTATTACATGCTCTTCACAACCTGGACAATATCAGGCTCCCGTGTCTTGTATCTCAACCACTCCGCAATTAGAAGCCTGTACTCCtattccacccccacctccacccccacctccacccccacccccacctctacTCCCACCTCCACTCCCACAATTATCCCAATTTCCTTGCCATTCTAATACACCAGGAGACAAGCATAAGTCATTTAAGGACAAAGGAGACACCACACAGAACAAGTTGGAGACCCCCTACCGAGATGTCAAAGGCCTTCCTGTCTTCTGGATGAAGAAGGACAtgtaa